TGGCATGTAGCCAGGGCCATTTTGGTTGcagaatattagagacaaggttGGAGgtggtaaaatcttttattggatcagcttctggtGGTGAGATTTCAAGCTACAGAAGAGCCTTTCTTCAGGTACCtctcccagacctgaagcagaTCTCAGTGGGGCTTgaaagctcctctctctctcaccccaaaagaagttggtccaataaaatattttccctcaTCCAGTTTGtctctttatttcctttaaaagttaGTAGTCACTAAtctgaaaatatgttttggaaAGATTACTTGCTCATAGCTGCTGTTCTCTGAATGGGTCATCTTTGCAGCCCTCCACTACAAGCCATGTGCATCAGGTACATGACTCCATCGCGAAAGTTTATCACCCTTGTGAGAAGTGTGcacaagcacttttttttttccagaggggaAAATGAGTGGTCACAAGACTTATCTCTAGCCACAGCCAATACCTGAATAGCATGGGATTTTTGCTACTCACTGAACGCAGATTCAAGCAGCACATGGGCTATTTATAATCTTAAAGCCAGGACAGTCAACTGCATTCTCCAGCCTGTTTTAATGTGATCAGCTGACTAGCCTTCATCATGCTAAAGCTATTTGAGAGGTGGCTCAAATAGGCCCAAGGCAGCAAAGTAATGGTGCACATTCTGAGGTAGTGAAGCCTAGATTAACCTGTTTTGTGAAGAGATTCTCGATTCAGAGTAGTCTTCACAGAGACAGGTATTATGTCATAGTGGAGAACGAGGTTGCTGTGAAGCCACtcttttttggcggggggggggaaagacgGGGGACGGATGGGACCTATGCAGTGATTTAATGATCAGTTTTGGACAGGTACCTCCTCCACTAGTTTAGCCTTAACACCCAAATTCTACATATAGTTAATTCCTATCTGCTAACAAACAAGATTTCTTAGAAAGACTTCACAATTAAGAGAGTCAGTGTTTATTTCTTCAGACCCATTGTGAAGAGTTGGGAAGCCATGGGCTTTGAACTAGTCAAACATTTGTAATTACAATGCTGTACAGAGGAGCTCAGTATTGAAACTAaagtttctaaagaaaaaaatacatgtaaTAAGTCTATAGTCAGGACATAGACATGCAACATGAACACTTTATTAAACAAAAGTAATTTAATAAAAAGTCAAATAggcatttatattacagtaaagGAATATGTTTCAATTAATCTTTAGACACCATAGCAGCCTACTTGAAATTGCATTTGACTGAGCTCTGTTGCTGTGAATAATACAGCTCATGCACAGATACGGATGtatgttttgtacattttttttcaagTATTCACTGAATACTACCAACATATATACACTCATATACATAAAGTCCAGAAGATTTAATAGAAgttttccagaaaaaaagttcatttttgttggtctttCGGAAGAGGTCTTCTAAAGAGAAGGATGTGTGGTTCTGTAGAAATAAGATTAAAACATTTCAATGTTATCCTGCAATATTTATCGTTGCCAGTCCTACATGTGTACAGCAGCTTAGTACTCAATTACTACATTTAATAGAGAAAATGTTAAGTCTCCCCACTGAGCGCAAGAAAAATGACCATTCCTATATACAGTGCCTTCAAGCTTGCCCCTCCATATGGCGTAAGAATGTTAGAAGCACATGACTTAGTATCTTAAGCCAATTAGGTGCTTTTAAGAAGTTTTACCCTTGGTGCCAAGACAGGACACTCAAAACTAAAATGGGAATTACTACAACAGTTACCTATTGCCATGAATGCTCAAGTTTCAAACACTTGGAAGGTTAAGTGTTGAGTAACTGATCAGTGCATTTTAGTGTGGAATTCTATCTTCCCACTTGTAACTGGGATACATGAGCATATGATCAACTCCTtagaccaggcctgcacaacttgtaaagcagagagggccatattactctaaagaaaatagctgagggcggaaacccccccccccccccccaagcactgcccGCCCTGCGGAAacaacctcccctctcccccagggccaccccaccaaaacagcagtattgaaccttggtaatgtgTTATAgcaggcccctaaggtagtataattaaggtagaagtagaataagatcttctccccactttgtaatcaattaccctgttgaatgaatgaatgaatgaatgaatgagaaagacatggaaggcaggcacctccagacatctgcaacccttggagaggggatgccTTCCAGACCAAGGACAAttaaacttgtcaagtgggctcactagagaagagcagacatactGATGGCCTCcagggttagaagcaagcaccttcctttggtaacaccctctttgcagcattgggacaacccccaacccagagaaaagcagcaaaaaggaccaATTTTTATGAGACAAGATCAGTAGAACTGGTCAGCCACTGACTTGGTGCTtgcctctcccgcccccccccccgatatcTCCCCTCGCCTCCCCCCCAGCTTGCTTCCTCAGTCCCCCTACCCCACCACATCTGCCCCCcccactcgcctcctcaccaCCCCCTTCTGCCACCACCAGCTACCTGCCTGCCCGCTGCTAGCCTCTTACCTTTTgcggctgcccctgccccctgccactggctcaccctcactccccagcctgccACTGGACTCTTCACCACCCCGCCCACCCACCAAGCTGTTGGCTTGCCCCACcccgccgcttgcctactcaccccctaGTTCTAGTTCAGGGCTTGAAAAGTTTGACAGCTACAAACTAGACACGAGATGCCCACTAGTTAAACTCAGACAAATCCTGCCCTAGGTCTAAGAGCAAGTGTTAAGGAAATTTGAAGCCACAGCCTCCACAAAAATGACTCCAGTGCTTCTCCACTACTGTTAGTTTTCCCAAGCAACTACAGAGTTGTATCTATCTTTTGCTTCCTGTAACATTGGGTATTGCTAGTAGGCAAAGATTCAGGGTGTCCTTTTAATCCCAACAAGTGCCTGTGCAGTCAGTTAAAATGCCATTATAGCTATAGAACCGTCATTCTATTTACCTGGCTCATGGATCATGTAATGGACCCAGCCAAGACTTTGCTGGACACCAAGTCTTCTCCATTCCTCTTCAGACATTAGATGGGTTTTTGGTACTTGCTTTGAAAGCTCTCTGGGTAACATCACATGTCTGTTGAAAATATAATAGTACTAAAGTTATCCTACAGTACAGATCAGTTCTCTTTTTGATGACACCTGTATTTGTAGGCTATAACCCTTACTGCCTTTCCTAGAGAAATATCTTAAGCAGGGCTCAAAGTCCAGAACTATAGCCTCCAGACAGAGGATATCAGGCAACTTGGCATTATCCTGAACACCAGTGGGAAGCCCAGCGCACTTTTCCTAATATATTGTGCCCCTCCCAATCTATTTctgtcccagctgctggaagG
This genomic window from Trachemys scripta elegans isolate TJP31775 chromosome 6, CAS_Tse_1.0, whole genome shotgun sequence contains:
- the CKS2 gene encoding cyclin-dependent kinases regulatory subunit 2 translates to MAHKQIYYSDKYFDEHYEYRHVMLPRELSKQVPKTHLMSEEEWRRLGVQQSLGWVHYMIHEPEPHILLFRRPLPKDQQK